In a single window of the Thunnus albacares chromosome 1, fThuAlb1.1, whole genome shotgun sequence genome:
- the myo5aa gene encoding unconventional myosin-Va isoform X7, which yields MAASELYTKCARVWIPDVEEVWKSAELIKDYKNGDASLQLMLEDGTNIDHKLDPKTKNLPYLRNPDILVGENDLTALSYLHEPAVLHNLKVRFIDSKLIYTYCGIVLVAINPYETLPIYGTDIINAYSGQNMGDMDPHIFAVAEEAYKQMARDERNQSIIVSGESGAGKTVSAKYAMRYFATVSGSASEANVEEKVLASNPIMEAIGNAKTTRNDNSSRFGKYIEIGFDTRFRIIGANMRTYLLEKSRVVFQADEERNYHIFYQLCASSHLPEFKNLKLSSANDFLYTRQGRSPVIDGVDDTKELCSTRNAFSLLGINESYQKGLFQVLAAILHLGNVEIKDRDSDSSIIPPNNRHLTAFCELVGVTYQDMSQWLCHRKLKTATETYIKPLPRLQATNARDALSKHIYAKLFNWIVEHVNKALITNVKQHSFIGVLDIYGFETFEINSFEQFCINYANEKLQQQFNMHVFKLEQEEYMKEQIPWTLIDFYDNQPCINLIEAKMGILDLLDEECRMPRGSDDSWAQKLYNTHLKTCSLFEKPRMSNRAFIIQHFADKVEYQCDGFLEKNKDTVNEEQINVLKASKKFDLLVELFQDEEKATSPTGQVPGTGGRTRLSVKPEKSRETSSREHKKTVGCQFRNSLQMLMDTLNATTPHYVRCIKPNDFKLAFSFDPKRAVQQLRACGVLETIRISAAGFPSRWTYQEFFSRYRVLMKQKDVLPDKKLTCRNVLEKLVQDQDKYQFGKTKIFFRAGQVAYLEKLRADKLRAACIRIQKTIRCWLARKKYLRKRNAAITIQRFTRGYQARCLAKFLRRTQAATIIQKYQRMCVEKKRYRQKQAAALAMQTILRAYMARQKYQALLREHKAVIIQKHVRGWLARCWYKRCLVSLVYLQCCFRRMKARRELKKLKIEARSVEHFKKLNKGMENKIMQLQRKIDEQNKDNRLISDRLAGLETSYTAESERMRGELGRLRGVEEDAKNKGNQVNSLLEELEKLRKELSATQQEKKTIEDWAQTYRDEMEKMVSELKDQNGSLKKEKDDLNRSIQEQSQQMTEKMARLIAEETQQLETDLNEERSRYQNLLTEHLRLEEKYDDLKEEMALSSNVSKPGHRRTDSTHSSNESEYTYNSEYAELEEGSRAAEDVTRGIDTPLTLKLQKRLTELEQEKQSLRNELENKEEQFQRARARDDAEFKKARGAELEYESLKRQELESENKKLRHDLAEMRQSLLGHPATGAGAPGSPAYKVLLDQLNASCEELEVRKEEVLILRSQLVSQKEAMQHKETMTEPSVYVEDVSKLKDADEIKQAYIGLKDTNRLLEHQLQTQRRSYDNEVEALRGELQNVKEENNRQQQLLAQNLQLPPEARIEASLQHEITRLTNENLDLMEQLEKQDRTIRKLKKQLKVYSKRIGEMGAGQAEGQTSPGQMVDEPIHPVNIPRREKDFQGMLEYKKEDELKLVKNLILELKPRGVAVNLIPGLPAYILFMCLRHADYLNDDQKVRTLLTSTINSIKKILKKRGDDFETVSFWLSNTCRFLHCLKQYSGDPAFMKHNSQRQNEHSLSNFDLAEYRQVISDLAIQIYQQLIKCMENILQPMIVSGMLEHETIQGVSGVKPTGLRKRTSSIADEGTDTLDSILRQLSAFHSTMCQHGTDPELIKQVVKQQFYIIGAVTLNNLLLRKDMCSWSKGMQIRYNVSQLEEWLRDKGLMTCGAKETLEPLIQAAQLLQVKKKTDEDAEAICSMCLALTTAQIVKVLNLYTPVNEFEERVSVAFIRTIQTRLRDRCETPQLLMDTKMIYPVTFPFNPSSLALETIQIPTSLNLGFLTRV from the exons TGTGCTCGGGTTTGGATCCCCGATGTCGAGGAGGTGTGGAAGTCTGCTGAGCTGATCAAGGACTACAAAAATGGCGACGCCTCTCTGCAGCTCATGCTGGAGGATGGAACG AACATCGATCACAAGCTGGACCCCAAGACGAAGAACCTGCCTTACTTGCGAAACCCCGACATCCTGGTGGGCGAGAATGACCTCACAGCGCTCAGCTACCTCCACGAGCCGGCCGTGCTGCACAACCTCAAAGTCCGCTTCATCGACTCAAAGCTCATCTACACTTACTGTG GAATCGTTTTGGTGGCCATCAACCCGTATGAGACGCTGCCGATCTACGGTACAGACATCATCAATGCCTACAGCGGTCAGAACATGGGAGACATGGACCCTCATATCTTTGCTGTTGCAGAGGAGGCTTACAAACAGATGGCCAG GGATGAGAGGAACCAGTCAATCATTGTTAGCGGAGAGTCCGGAGCAGGAAAGACTGTGTCAGCCAAATACGCCATGAGATACTTCGCTACGGTCAGCGGCTCCGCCAGCGAGGCCAACGTAGAGGAAAAGGTCTTGGCTTCCAACCCCATCATGGAG GCCATTGGAAATGCAAAGACCACCCGAAATGACAACAGCAGTCGATTCGGGAAATACATCGAGATCGGCTTTGACACTCGCTTTCGTATCATTGGTGCCAACATGAGAACATATCTGCTGGAAAAATCTCGAGTGGTGTTTCAG GCGGACGAGGAGAGGAACTATCATATCTTCTATCAGCTCTGTGCATCCTCTCATCTGCCTGAGTTCAAGAATCTGAAACTGA GCAGTGCAAATGACTTCCTGTACACCAGGCAGGGCCGCAGCCCCGTTATCGACGGTGTTGACGACACCAAGGAGCTCTGCAGCACCCGAAATGCCTTCTCATTGCTcg GTATTAATGAGTCCTATCAGAAGGGGTTGTTCCAGGTTTTGGCTGCTATTCTTCATCTGGGAAACGTGGAGATAAAAGACAGAGATTCAGACAGCAGCATCATCCCT CCCAACAATCGCCACCTGACGGCGTTCTGCGAGCTGGTCGGTGTGACCTACCAGGACATGTCTCAGTGGCTTTGCCACAGGAAGCTGAAGACAGCCACAGAGACGTATATCAAGCCCCTACCCCGTCTGCAGGCCACCAACGCCCGCGACGCGCTGTCCAAACATATCTACGCCAAGCTCTTCAACTGGATTGTGGAGCACGTCAACAAGGCTCTGATCACCAATGTCAAACAGCACTCCTTCATCGGGGTCCTCGACATCTACGG GTTTGAGACGTTTGAGATCAACAGCTTTGAGCAGTTCTGCATCAACTACGCTAACGAGAAACTCCAGCAACAATTCAACATG CATGTGTTCaagctggagcaggaagagTACATGAAGGAGCAGATCCCCTGGACTCTGATCGATTTCTACGACAATCAGCCCTGCATCAACCTCATAGAGGCCAAGATGGGCATCCTGGACCTGTTGGACGAGGAGTGCAGG ATGCCTAGAGGTTCGGACGATTCGTGGGCTCAGAAACTGTACAACACCCACCTAAAGACATGTTCCCTCTTCGAGAAGCCACGCATGTCCAACCGAGCCTTCATCATCCAACATTTTGCTGACAAG GTAGAATACCAGTGTGACGGTTTCTTGGAGAAGAACAAGGACACTGTAAATGAAGAACAGATCAATGTGCTGAAGGCCAGCAAG AAG tttgacctgctggtggagcTGTTCCAGGATGAGGAGAAAGCTACCAGTCCAACTGGCCAGGTCCCCGGGACCGGAGGCCGGACCCGCCTCAGCGTCAAACCAGAAAAGAGCCGCGAGACGAGCAGCAGGGAGCATAAGAAGACTGTTGGCTGCCAG TTTCGTAACTCTCTTCAAATGTTGATGGACACTTTGAACGCAACCACGCCGCACTACGTCCGCTGCATCAAACCCAATGACTTCAAGTTGGCGTTCTC GTTTGATCCTAAACGTGCagtgcagcagctcagagcctGCGGTGTCCTGGAAACAATCCGCATCTCTGCTGCAGGTTTCCCATCCAG gtggACATACCAGGAATTCTTCAGCCGTTACAGAGTGCTGATGAAGCAGAAAGACGTGCTCCCTGACAAGAAGTTGACCTGCAGGAACGTTCTGGAGAAACTTGTGCAG GATCAGGATAAATACCAGTTTGGTAAGACCAAGATCTTCTTCAGGGCTGGCCAGGTCGCTTACCTGGAGAAGTTGAGGGCAGACAAGTTGCGTGCTGCCTGCATCCGCATCCAGAAAACCATCCGCTGTTGGCTGGCACGCAAGAAGTATCTGCGCAAACGCAACGCTGCCATCACCATCCAGAGGTTCACCAGAGGATACCAGGCCCGCTG CCTGGCCAAGTTTCTGCGTCGCACTCAGGCAGCCACCATCATCCAGAAGTACCAGAGGATGTGCGTGGAGAAGAAACGCTACAGGCAGAAGCAGGCTGCCGCCCTGGCCATGCAGACGATCCTCAGAGCTTACATGGCCCGGCAGAAGTATCAGGCG ctgctgcgGGAGCACAAGGCGGTGATCATTCAGAAGCACGTTCGGGGCTGGTTGGCTCGATGCTGGTACAAGCGTTGCCTCGTCTCCCTCGTCTACCTGCAGTGTTGCTTCCGCAGGATGAAGGCCAGGCGCGAGTTGAAGAAGCTGAAGATCGAGGCTCGCTCGGTGGAGCACTTCAAGAAACTCAACAAAGGCATGGAGAACAAGATCatgcagctgcagaggaagatCGACGAGCAG AACAAGGACAACAGGTTGATCAGCGACAGGCTAGCTGGTCTAGAGACTTCCTACACAGCAGAGAGCGAGCGGATGCGTGGCGAGCTGGGCCGACTGCGCGGGGTGGAGGAGGATGCCAAGAACAAAGGCAACCAGGTGAACTCCctgctggaggagctggagaagcTGAGGAAGGAGCTGAGTGCCAcgcagcaggagaagaagacTATCGAGGACTGGGCACAAACCTACAGGGACGAAATGGAGAAG atggTATCAGAACTGAAGGATCAGAATGGTTCgctgaagaaagagaaggacGACTTGAACAGATCGATTCAGGAACAGAGTCAGCAGATGACAG AGAAAATGGCTCGTTTGATAGCAGAGGAGACTCAGCAGCTGGAGACGGATCTGAACGAGGAGCGATCTCGCTACCAGAATCTCTTGACAGAACACCTTCGCCTCGAGGAGAAATACGACGACCTGAAGGAGGAGATGGCTCTATCCTCG AACGTCTCCAAGCCTGGCCACAGGAGAACAGACTCCACCCACAGCAGCAACGAATCAGAGTACACCTACAACTCAGAGTACGCCGAATTGGAAGAAGGTTCCCGTGCCGCCGAA GATGTGACACGAGGAATAGACACCCCACTGACCCTCAAGCTGCAGAAGCGTCTTACAGAACTGGAGCAAGAAAAGCAGTCGCTGCGCAACGAACTGGAAAACAAAGAGGAGCAGTTCCAGCGGGCTAGAGCCAGg GATGATGCAGAGTTTAAAAAGGCTCGGGGAGCTGAGCTGGAGTACGAGTCCCTCAAG CGTCAGGAGCTGGAGTCAGAGAACAAGAAGCTGAGACATGACCTGGCAGAGATGAGGCAAAGCCTGCTGGGTCACCCAGCTACAGGCGCCGGGGCACCGGGCTCCCCAGCTTACAAGGTGCTCTTGGATCAGCTCAACGCTTCCTGTGAGGAGCTGGAGGTCCGCAAGGAGGAGGTGCTGATCCTGCGCTCCCAGCTGGTCAGCCAGAAGGAAGCAATGCAGCACAAG GAGACCATGACCGAGCCGTCTGTCTATGTTGAGGATGTGTCCAAACTGAAGGATGCTGATGAAATCAAACAAGCTTATATCGGCCTCAAAGACACCAACAG GTTACTGGAACACCAGCTGCAGACTCAGCGGAGAAGTTACGATAATGAGGTGGAGGCGCTGCGCGGTGAGCTGCAAAATGTCAAGGAGGAGAACAACCGTCAGCAGCAGCTCTTGGCACAGAACCTCCAGCTACCTCCAGAGGCCCGAATCGAAGCCAGTCTGCAACACGAGATCACCAGGCTCACCAACGAAAACCTG GATCTGATGGAGCAGCTGGAGAAGCAGGACCGAACCATCCGCAAGCTCAAGAAGCAGCTGAAGGTTTACTCCAAGAGGATTGGAGAGATGGGAG CGGGTCAAGCAGAGGGCCAGACGTCGCCAGGACAGATGGTGGACGAGCCCATCCACCCGGTCAACATTCCTCGCAGGGAGAAAGACTTCCAAGGAATGCTGGAGTACAAGAAGGAGGATGAGCTCAAACTAGTCAAGAACCTCATCCTTG AGCTGAAGCCTCGAGGCGTAGCAGTGAATCTGATCCCAGGTCTGCCTGCCTACATCCTTTTCATGTGTCTGAGACATGCAGACTACCTCAACGATGACCAGAAAGTCCGCACTCTGCTCACCTCTACCATCAACAGTATTAAGAAGATCCTAAAG AAACGAGGAGATGACTTTGAGACCGTCTCCTTCTGGCTGTCCAACACCTGCCgcttcttgcactgtctgaaacaATACAGCGGAGATCCG gccTTCATGAAACACAACAGTCAGAGGCAGAATGAACACTCTCTGTCCAACTTCGACCTGGCAGAgtacagacaggtgatcagCGACCTGGCCATCCAGATCTACCAGCAGCTGATTAAATGCATGGAGAACATCCTGCAACCCATGATAG TCTCCGGCATGCTGGAGCACGAGACCATCCAGGGCGTGTCAGGGGTGAAGCCCACAGGTCTCCGTAAGCGAACGTCCAGCATCGCAGACGAGGGCACCGACACCCTGGACTCCATCCTGCGGCAGCTCAGCGCCTTCCACTCCACCATGTGCCAGCACGGCACCGACCCTGAGCTCATCAAGCAGGTGGTGAAGCAGCAGTTCTACATCATCGGAGCTGTCACCCTCAACAACCTCTTGCTGCGCAAGGATATGTGCTCTTGGAGCAAAGGCATGCAGATCAG gtaCAATGTGAGCCAGCTGGAGGAGTGGCTCAGAGACAAAGGTCTGATGACATGTGGAGCCAAGGAGACTCTGGAGCCTCTGATCCAGGCtgctcagctgctgcaggtgaaGAAAAAGACTGATGAGGATGCTGAAGCCATCTGCTCCATGTGCCTGGCCCTCACCACTGCTCAG ATCGTGAAAGTCCTGAACCTCTACACTCCAGTCAATGAGTTTGAGGAGAGAGTGTCAGTCGCATTCATACGAACCATACAG ACTCGCTTGCGGGACCGTTGTGAAACTCCGCAACTGTTGATGGACACGAAAATGATTTACCCAGTCACCTTCCCATTTAACCCTTCCTCTCTCGCCCTGGAAACAATCCAGATCCCAACATCCCTCAACCTGGGATTCCTAACCCGTGTTTAA
- the myo5aa gene encoding unconventional myosin-Va isoform X4, with amino-acid sequence MAASELYTKCARVWIPDVEEVWKSAELIKDYKNGDASLQLMLEDGTNIDHKLDPKTKNLPYLRNPDILVGENDLTALSYLHEPAVLHNLKVRFIDSKLIYTYCGIVLVAINPYETLPIYGTDIINAYSGQNMGDMDPHIFAVAEEAYKQMARDERNQSIIVSGESGAGKTVSAKYAMRYFATVSGSASEANVEEKVLASNPIMEAIGNAKTTRNDNSSRFGKYIEIGFDTRFRIIGANMRTYLLEKSRVVFQADEERNYHIFYQLCASSHLPEFKNLKLSSANDFLYTRQGRSPVIDGVDDTKELCSTRNAFSLLGINESYQKGLFQVLAAILHLGNVEIKDRDSDSSIIPPNNRHLTAFCELVGVTYQDMSQWLCHRKLKTATETYIKPLPRLQATNARDALSKHIYAKLFNWIVEHVNKALITNVKQHSFIGVLDIYGFETFEINSFEQFCINYANEKLQQQFNMHVFKLEQEEYMKEQIPWTLIDFYDNQPCINLIEAKMGILDLLDEECRMPRGSDDSWAQKLYNTHLKTCSLFEKPRMSNRAFIIQHFADKVEYQCDGFLEKNKDTVNEEQINVLKASKKFDLLVELFQDEEKATSPTGQVPGTGGRTRLSVKPEKSRETSSREHKKTVGCQFRNSLQMLMDTLNATTPHYVRCIKPNDFKLAFSFDPKRAVQQLRACGVLETIRISAAGFPSRWTYQEFFSRYRVLMKQKDVLPDKKLTCRNVLEKLVQDQDKYQFGKTKIFFRAGQVAYLEKLRADKLRAACIRIQKTIRCWLARKKYLRKRNAAITIQRFTRGYQARCLAKFLRRTQAATIIQKYQRMCVEKKRYRQKQAAALAMQTILRAYMARQKYQALLREHKAVIIQKHVRGWLARCWYKRCLVSLVYLQCCFRRMKARRELKKLKIEARSVEHFKKLNKGMENKIMQLQRKIDEQNKDNRLISDRLAGLETSYTAESERMRGELGRLRGVEEDAKNKGNQVNSLLEELEKLRKELSATQQEKKTIEDWAQTYRDEMEKMVSELKDQNGSLKKEKDDLNRSIQEQSQQMTEKMARLIAEETQQLETDLNEERSRYQNLLTEHLRLEEKYDDLKEEMALSSNVSKPGHRRTDSTHSSNESEYTYNSEYAELEEGSRAAEDVTRGIDTPLTLKLQKRLTELEQEKQSLRNELENKEEQFQRARARDDAEFKKARGAELEYESLKRQELESENKKLRHDLAEMRQSLLGHPATGAGAPGSPAYKVLLDQLNASCEELEVRKEEVLILRSQLVSQKEAMQHKDEKETMTEPSVYVEDVSKLKDADEIKQAYIGLKDTNRSPRFMCKPLEVSDLLSRLRSAAPDFHKLNEDGELWLVNQGLKETIRLLEHQLQTQRRSYDNEVEALRGELQNVKEENNRQQQLLAQNLQLPPEARIEASLQHEITRLTNENLDLMEQLEKQDRTIRKLKKQLKVYSKRIGEMGAGQAEGQTSPGQMVDEPIHPVNIPRREKDFQGMLEYKKEDELKLVKNLILELKPRGVAVNLIPGLPAYILFMCLRHADYLNDDQKVRTLLTSTINSIKKILKKRGDDFETVSFWLSNTCRFLHCLKQYSGDPAFMKHNSQRQNEHSLSNFDLAEYRQVISDLAIQIYQQLIKCMENILQPMIVSGMLEHETIQGVSGVKPTGLRKRTSSIADEGTDTLDSILRQLSAFHSTMCQHGTDPELIKQVVKQQFYIIGAVTLNNLLLRKDMCSWSKGMQIRYNVSQLEEWLRDKGLMTCGAKETLEPLIQAAQLLQVKKKTDEDAEAICSMCLALTTAQIVKVLNLYTPVNEFEERVSVAFIRTIQTRLRDRCETPQLLMDTKMIYPVTFPFNPSSLALETIQIPTSLNLGFLTRV; translated from the exons TGTGCTCGGGTTTGGATCCCCGATGTCGAGGAGGTGTGGAAGTCTGCTGAGCTGATCAAGGACTACAAAAATGGCGACGCCTCTCTGCAGCTCATGCTGGAGGATGGAACG AACATCGATCACAAGCTGGACCCCAAGACGAAGAACCTGCCTTACTTGCGAAACCCCGACATCCTGGTGGGCGAGAATGACCTCACAGCGCTCAGCTACCTCCACGAGCCGGCCGTGCTGCACAACCTCAAAGTCCGCTTCATCGACTCAAAGCTCATCTACACTTACTGTG GAATCGTTTTGGTGGCCATCAACCCGTATGAGACGCTGCCGATCTACGGTACAGACATCATCAATGCCTACAGCGGTCAGAACATGGGAGACATGGACCCTCATATCTTTGCTGTTGCAGAGGAGGCTTACAAACAGATGGCCAG GGATGAGAGGAACCAGTCAATCATTGTTAGCGGAGAGTCCGGAGCAGGAAAGACTGTGTCAGCCAAATACGCCATGAGATACTTCGCTACGGTCAGCGGCTCCGCCAGCGAGGCCAACGTAGAGGAAAAGGTCTTGGCTTCCAACCCCATCATGGAG GCCATTGGAAATGCAAAGACCACCCGAAATGACAACAGCAGTCGATTCGGGAAATACATCGAGATCGGCTTTGACACTCGCTTTCGTATCATTGGTGCCAACATGAGAACATATCTGCTGGAAAAATCTCGAGTGGTGTTTCAG GCGGACGAGGAGAGGAACTATCATATCTTCTATCAGCTCTGTGCATCCTCTCATCTGCCTGAGTTCAAGAATCTGAAACTGA GCAGTGCAAATGACTTCCTGTACACCAGGCAGGGCCGCAGCCCCGTTATCGACGGTGTTGACGACACCAAGGAGCTCTGCAGCACCCGAAATGCCTTCTCATTGCTcg GTATTAATGAGTCCTATCAGAAGGGGTTGTTCCAGGTTTTGGCTGCTATTCTTCATCTGGGAAACGTGGAGATAAAAGACAGAGATTCAGACAGCAGCATCATCCCT CCCAACAATCGCCACCTGACGGCGTTCTGCGAGCTGGTCGGTGTGACCTACCAGGACATGTCTCAGTGGCTTTGCCACAGGAAGCTGAAGACAGCCACAGAGACGTATATCAAGCCCCTACCCCGTCTGCAGGCCACCAACGCCCGCGACGCGCTGTCCAAACATATCTACGCCAAGCTCTTCAACTGGATTGTGGAGCACGTCAACAAGGCTCTGATCACCAATGTCAAACAGCACTCCTTCATCGGGGTCCTCGACATCTACGG GTTTGAGACGTTTGAGATCAACAGCTTTGAGCAGTTCTGCATCAACTACGCTAACGAGAAACTCCAGCAACAATTCAACATG CATGTGTTCaagctggagcaggaagagTACATGAAGGAGCAGATCCCCTGGACTCTGATCGATTTCTACGACAATCAGCCCTGCATCAACCTCATAGAGGCCAAGATGGGCATCCTGGACCTGTTGGACGAGGAGTGCAGG ATGCCTAGAGGTTCGGACGATTCGTGGGCTCAGAAACTGTACAACACCCACCTAAAGACATGTTCCCTCTTCGAGAAGCCACGCATGTCCAACCGAGCCTTCATCATCCAACATTTTGCTGACAAG GTAGAATACCAGTGTGACGGTTTCTTGGAGAAGAACAAGGACACTGTAAATGAAGAACAGATCAATGTGCTGAAGGCCAGCAAG AAG tttgacctgctggtggagcTGTTCCAGGATGAGGAGAAAGCTACCAGTCCAACTGGCCAGGTCCCCGGGACCGGAGGCCGGACCCGCCTCAGCGTCAAACCAGAAAAGAGCCGCGAGACGAGCAGCAGGGAGCATAAGAAGACTGTTGGCTGCCAG TTTCGTAACTCTCTTCAAATGTTGATGGACACTTTGAACGCAACCACGCCGCACTACGTCCGCTGCATCAAACCCAATGACTTCAAGTTGGCGTTCTC GTTTGATCCTAAACGTGCagtgcagcagctcagagcctGCGGTGTCCTGGAAACAATCCGCATCTCTGCTGCAGGTTTCCCATCCAG gtggACATACCAGGAATTCTTCAGCCGTTACAGAGTGCTGATGAAGCAGAAAGACGTGCTCCCTGACAAGAAGTTGACCTGCAGGAACGTTCTGGAGAAACTTGTGCAG GATCAGGATAAATACCAGTTTGGTAAGACCAAGATCTTCTTCAGGGCTGGCCAGGTCGCTTACCTGGAGAAGTTGAGGGCAGACAAGTTGCGTGCTGCCTGCATCCGCATCCAGAAAACCATCCGCTGTTGGCTGGCACGCAAGAAGTATCTGCGCAAACGCAACGCTGCCATCACCATCCAGAGGTTCACCAGAGGATACCAGGCCCGCTG CCTGGCCAAGTTTCTGCGTCGCACTCAGGCAGCCACCATCATCCAGAAGTACCAGAGGATGTGCGTGGAGAAGAAACGCTACAGGCAGAAGCAGGCTGCCGCCCTGGCCATGCAGACGATCCTCAGAGCTTACATGGCCCGGCAGAAGTATCAGGCG ctgctgcgGGAGCACAAGGCGGTGATCATTCAGAAGCACGTTCGGGGCTGGTTGGCTCGATGCTGGTACAAGCGTTGCCTCGTCTCCCTCGTCTACCTGCAGTGTTGCTTCCGCAGGATGAAGGCCAGGCGCGAGTTGAAGAAGCTGAAGATCGAGGCTCGCTCGGTGGAGCACTTCAAGAAACTCAACAAAGGCATGGAGAACAAGATCatgcagctgcagaggaagatCGACGAGCAG AACAAGGACAACAGGTTGATCAGCGACAGGCTAGCTGGTCTAGAGACTTCCTACACAGCAGAGAGCGAGCGGATGCGTGGCGAGCTGGGCCGACTGCGCGGGGTGGAGGAGGATGCCAAGAACAAAGGCAACCAGGTGAACTCCctgctggaggagctggagaagcTGAGGAAGGAGCTGAGTGCCAcgcagcaggagaagaagacTATCGAGGACTGGGCACAAACCTACAGGGACGAAATGGAGAAG atggTATCAGAACTGAAGGATCAGAATGGTTCgctgaagaaagagaaggacGACTTGAACAGATCGATTCAGGAACAGAGTCAGCAGATGACAG AGAAAATGGCTCGTTTGATAGCAGAGGAGACTCAGCAGCTGGAGACGGATCTGAACGAGGAGCGATCTCGCTACCAGAATCTCTTGACAGAACACCTTCGCCTCGAGGAGAAATACGACGACCTGAAGGAGGAGATGGCTCTATCCTCG AACGTCTCCAAGCCTGGCCACAGGAGAACAGACTCCACCCACAGCAGCAACGAATCAGAGTACACCTACAACTCAGAGTACGCCGAATTGGAAGAAGGTTCCCGTGCCGCCGAA GATGTGACACGAGGAATAGACACCCCACTGACCCTCAAGCTGCAGAAGCGTCTTACAGAACTGGAGCAAGAAAAGCAGTCGCTGCGCAACGAACTGGAAAACAAAGAGGAGCAGTTCCAGCGGGCTAGAGCCAGg GATGATGCAGAGTTTAAAAAGGCTCGGGGAGCTGAGCTGGAGTACGAGTCCCTCAAG CGTCAGGAGCTGGAGTCAGAGAACAAGAAGCTGAGACATGACCTGGCAGAGATGAGGCAAAGCCTGCTGGGTCACCCAGCTACAGGCGCCGGGGCACCGGGCTCCCCAGCTTACAAGGTGCTCTTGGATCAGCTCAACGCTTCCTGTGAGGAGCTGGAGGTCCGCAAGGAGGAGGTGCTGATCCTGCGCTCCCAGCTGGTCAGCCAGAAGGAAGCAATGCAGCACAAG GATGAGAAG GAGACCATGACCGAGCCGTCTGTCTATGTTGAGGATGTGTCCAAACTGAAGGATGCTGATGAAATCAAACAAGCTTATATCGGCCTCAAAGACACCAACAG ATCTCCTAGGTTCATGTGTAAGCCGCTGGAAGTCAGTGATCTCCTGAGTAGGCTCAG ATCCGCTGCCCCAGACTTCCATAAGCTGAACGAGGACGGAGAGCTGTGGCTGGTTAATCAGGGCTTAAAGGAGACCATcag GTTACTGGAACACCAGCTGCAGACTCAGCGGAGAAGTTACGATAATGAGGTGGAGGCGCTGCGCGGTGAGCTGCAAAATGTCAAGGAGGAGAACAACCGTCAGCAGCAGCTCTTGGCACAGAACCTCCAGCTACCTCCAGAGGCCCGAATCGAAGCCAGTCTGCAACACGAGATCACCAGGCTCACCAACGAAAACCTG GATCTGATGGAGCAGCTGGAGAAGCAGGACCGAACCATCCGCAAGCTCAAGAAGCAGCTGAAGGTTTACTCCAAGAGGATTGGAGAGATGGGAG CGGGTCAAGCAGAGGGCCAGACGTCGCCAGGACAGATGGTGGACGAGCCCATCCACCCGGTCAACATTCCTCGCAGGGAGAAAGACTTCCAAGGAATGCTGGAGTACAAGAAGGAGGATGAGCTCAAACTAGTCAAGAACCTCATCCTTG AGCTGAAGCCTCGAGGCGTAGCAGTGAATCTGATCCCAGGTCTGCCTGCCTACATCCTTTTCATGTGTCTGAGACATGCAGACTACCTCAACGATGACCAGAAAGTCCGCACTCTGCTCACCTCTACCATCAACAGTATTAAGAAGATCCTAAAG AAACGAGGAGATGACTTTGAGACCGTCTCCTTCTGGCTGTCCAACACCTGCCgcttcttgcactgtctgaaacaATACAGCGGAGATCCG gccTTCATGAAACACAACAGTCAGAGGCAGAATGAACACTCTCTGTCCAACTTCGACCTGGCAGAgtacagacaggtgatcagCGACCTGGCCATCCAGATCTACCAGCAGCTGATTAAATGCATGGAGAACATCCTGCAACCCATGATAG TCTCCGGCATGCTGGAGCACGAGACCATCCAGGGCGTGTCAGGGGTGAAGCCCACAGGTCTCCGTAAGCGAACGTCCAGCATCGCAGACGAGGGCACCGACACCCTGGACTCCATCCTGCGGCAGCTCAGCGCCTTCCACTCCACCATGTGCCAGCACGGCACCGACCCTGAGCTCATCAAGCAGGTGGTGAAGCAGCAGTTCTACATCATCGGAGCTGTCACCCTCAACAACCTCTTGCTGCGCAAGGATATGTGCTCTTGGAGCAAAGGCATGCAGATCAG gtaCAATGTGAGCCAGCTGGAGGAGTGGCTCAGAGACAAAGGTCTGATGACATGTGGAGCCAAGGAGACTCTGGAGCCTCTGATCCAGGCtgctcagctgctgcaggtgaaGAAAAAGACTGATGAGGATGCTGAAGCCATCTGCTCCATGTGCCTGGCCCTCACCACTGCTCAG ATCGTGAAAGTCCTGAACCTCTACACTCCAGTCAATGAGTTTGAGGAGAGAGTGTCAGTCGCATTCATACGAACCATACAG ACTCGCTTGCGGGACCGTTGTGAAACTCCGCAACTGTTGATGGACACGAAAATGATTTACCCAGTCACCTTCCCATTTAACCCTTCCTCTCTCGCCCTGGAAACAATCCAGATCCCAACATCCCTCAACCTGGGATTCCTAACCCGTGTTTAA